The DNA region TCGGCCAGTGCCGGCGGCAACGCCTCGATGAGCGCGAGCAGCGGAGCGAGCTCGGCAGGGAGCCCCGCTTCGCCGGCGCCGATGCCCACGGCGGCCAGCAGCCCGGCCGACTGCTCGGAGTCGGGCAGTGCGCCGCCGAACGCGGCCAGGAGTGGGCCGAGAGCCTCGATGATGCCGTCGGCCGACGCCCGCGGCACTCCGCGCACCTCATCGGCGGCGGCAACGAGTGCAGCCGTGAGAGCCGGAAGCTGCCCCTCCGTCACCGGCGTGATCGTGAGGTGCGTCGTGTGAGGCACCCGCGTGCCATCGGCCTGAGTGAGGCCGGGCTGAAGCTGGATGATGAAGCCGTGACGGCGAACCGCATCCGCCCACCGGTGCGGGTCGATACGGCGGTCGGCTGGAACGGACTCGTCGGCAGCCGCGGCGAACAGCGGGCCGACGGGGTCGCCGACCACGCGCAGGCCGTCGATGCCGTCCACGACGGAGACGAGGGCGACGGTCGCCCGTTCGGCCGCGGCCGTGAGCGCTGCGAAGCCGTCGGCGCCCAGGGCGTGCACGATGGCCCAGGCCGCAGCGAGCGGTGCGGCCGACTTCGATCCGAGCATCGTCGGGTTGACCACGGGATATCCCATCCACCGGGTCGTCGCGAAGTACTGCATCCGCTGCCGATCGCGACCGCGCTGCAGCAGCACCGAGGCGCCCTTGGGCGCGTAGCCGTACTTGTGCAGGTCGGCCGAGATGCTGGTGACTCCCGGCACCCGGAAGTCCCAGGCCGACAGCTCGCCGCCGCGCCACCACGGCAGAGCGAAACCGCCGATGCAGGCGTCGACGTGACATGCGACGCCTCGCTCGGCGGCGAGGGCGGCGACCTCGGCGATGGGGTCGAACGTGGCAGTCGGGTACGACGGAGCGCTCACGACGACGAGGGCGACGGATGCATCCAGTCGGGCGGCGATCGCCTCGACCGCAGGAGCACCCGTCGCCGGGTCGACGGGCACCAGGTCGAGTTCCAGACCGAAGTAGTGGGCGGCCTTGTGGAATGCCGCATGAACCGTCGTCGCCGCGAGCAGGCGGGGCACTCCGGTGCCACCGGCGGCGCGCCAGACATCACGAGCCGTCTTCACCGCCAGCAGGCAGCTCTCGGTACCGCCGGTGGTGATGGTGCCGACCACGTCCGAGTCACCATGCAGCACGTCGCGGGCGAAGCCGATGAGCTCGCGCTCCATCACCGCGATCGAGGTGAAGGTGGTCGGGTCGAGGCCGTTGAGGGGCTGCACGGCACGGATCGCGGCGGCCGCCAGCTCGTCGAGCTCGGCGAGTCCTGAATCGTAGACGTAGGAGAGCACACGACCACCGTGGGTCGGGGCATCCGCTCGCCGAAGCTCGGCCAGTCGGTCGAGGATGTCTGTCGGGTTCTGGGCGAAGGCGGTCACGCTCTCACTGTCCTGTCTGTGGTGCGAGTTCGTCGGAGCTGGATGAACGGAGGAGGTCGATGTCCCCTCGGCGCAGGCGGTAGCCCCGAAGGGTCAGGATGCTGGCGAGGATGATGACGGCGGGAACGACGCTGAAGCTCACCACGATTCCGGCGACGGCGGATGCCGGCTGGGTGACGACCTCGGCTCCGGCCGACTGCACGTAGCCGGTGACCGCGAGCACGACCGAGAGCGCCGTCGCCCCGAGAGCCATGCCCGTGGTCTCCCCGGCGGTCCACATGCCGCCGAAGGTCCCTGCTCGTCCCGGCCCCGCGGTGACGGCGTCGTGGGAGATGACATCGGGGAGCATCGCCATCGGGAGCGACTGCATTCCGGCGTAGCCGGCGCCGGCGAGCGCAACGGGCAGGTAGACCCAGCCGGACGGAGCCCAGAGCATCCCGATCAGGGACAGCGCTGCGATGCCGTAGAGCGTGCTCGCGTAGACGTAGCTGCGCTCCTTGCCGATCCGTCGTGCGATCGCTCCCCAGAGGGGTGCGAACACCAGCGCCGGAGCGATGAGGGCGATGAAGAGGAAGGTGAGCGCGTCGTCGGAGTGCAGCACCCACACGGCCACGTAGTTGGCGGCGGCGAGCATCATGCCGGTCGCCAGTCCCTGGAGCAGGAACGTGGCGAGCAGGGCGCGGAACGGCTGGCTGCGCCGCAGGGCGCCGAAGCCCTCGGCGTAGTACCGGCGGAGAGAGACCTTGTCGGGCGCTGCGCCGGATGCCGCATCCGTCGGCGTCGGCGTCTGGGTCGTGACGGCCTGGCCTCGACCACGCCGCGGAACCGACACGAACACGGCGACGAGCATTCCGAGGCCGATCACGACGCCGGCGACGACGGCCATCACGATGTAGCCGACGTACTCGTCATCGGTGACCGAGCGGAGCGCCGGCCCGCCGGCACCGAACAGGAGGATGGCCAGCGTGAGCACCACGACGCGCCAGGTGAGCAGGCGCGTGCGCTGGTCGTAGGTGTCGGCGATCTCAGCCGGAAGGGCGATGTAGGGCACCTGGAACAGGCTGAAGGAGGTGGCCGTGAGCAGGAAGGCCACGAACACCCAGATCCCGGCGGCGAGCGGCGGAATGCCGGCCGGCACCGAGAAGGTGATGACGAAGAACAACGGGAGCGTGCATGCTCCGAGCAGCATGAAGCCGCGTCGGCTTCCCGTGCGCAGCAGCCAGCGATCGCTCCACGCGCCGATGAGCGGGTCGATGATCACGTCCCACACCTTCGCGAGGGTGACGAGCAGGCCGGCCATCAGTGCCGCGACACCGAGGGTGTCCGTCAGGTAGAACACCAGGACGAGTCCCGGCAGCGTGGCGAAGCCGCCGGTCCCCAGGGATCCGGCGGCATACCCTGCGACGGTGGTGCGCGTGAGCACCCGCGGCGTTGCGATCATTGCGGCAGTGTATCCGCCGTTTCGGGCGCCGGCCGACAGCGAGCGAACGTGAGTGAACCTCGTGGCGGATGCGGCGCATCGACGCGGGCTGATTCCTCCCGGATGCGGCCTGCGAAGAGTAACCGATGAAGTGGGTCAGTTGTCCTAGAATGGCGCAATGCCCGCAACGATGCCGGATCTCGCGATCCTGAACGACCTCGACGCCGACGTCTGCTCGACGTCGGGCGCCTCGAAGACAGTGATCGCCCCGCTCACCGGGACGGTGCTCCATGAACTTCCCGTGAGCACGCCCGATGACGTCGCTGACGCCTTCGCCCGTGCTCGGCTCGCCCAGTTGGCGTGGGCCCGTGCCGGCTTCGCCGCCCGCCGCGCCGTGCTCCTCCGGGCGCACGACGTGATCCTCGAGCGCCGCGATGAACTCCTCGACATCCTGCAGTCCGAGACGGGCAAGACCCGCGGACAGGCGTTCGAGGAGGTCTTCCAGTCGGCCACCGTCACCCGCTACAACGCTCTGTCGGCTGCGAAGGCCCTGCGCGGCGGCCGCCGCCGATCCGCGCTTCCCCTCATCGTCGACACCACGGTGCGCTACAGGGCGAAGGGCGTCGTCGGCATCATCACCCCGTGGAACTTCCCCCTCAGCCTCGCCGCCATGGATGTCGTTCCGGCACTCGCTGCCGGCTGCGGCGTCGTGCAGAAGGCCGACGACCAGGGCGCTCTGAGCGTGCTCGCTCTCCGTCGCGCATTCATCGATGCCGGCCTCCCGCCCGAGCTCTGGTCGGTCGTGACGGGAGACGGTCCGGTCATCGGCGGCGCGGTCACCGCGAACGCCGACTACATCTGCTTCACCGGGTCGACGGCGACAGGCCGCAGTGTGGCCGTCGCAGCGGCAGAGCGACTCGTCGGTGCCTCCCTCGAGCTCGGCGGCAAGAACGCCATGATCGTGCTCGACGACGTCGATCCCCTCAAAGCCGCTGCGGATGCCGCATACGGATGCTTCGCCTCGGCCGGGCAACTCTGCGTCTCGGTCGAGCGCATCTACGTGCAGCGTGGCGTCGCCCGCGCCTTCACCGAGGCGTTCGCAGCCCGCGTCGAGTCGCTGCGGTTGGGCTCGGCGTTCGACTACTCGACTGACGTCGGGTCGCTCACCAGTGCGGCGCAGCTGGCACGCGTGCAGGCTCACGTCGACGACGCCGTCGCGAAGGGCGCAACCGTGCTCGCTGGAGGCAGGGCGCGCCCCGACCTGGGTCCGTACTTCTACGAGCCGACAGTGCTCACGGATGTCACCGACGACATGGCCTGTGCAGCCGGCGAGACCTTCGGTCCGGTGGTCTCGGTCTACACGGTCGACACCGACGATGAGGCCGTGATCGCCGTCAACGACTCCGACTACGGGCTGAATGCGTCCGTCATGAGCGGCTCCACCTCGCGAGCTCGCGCCGTCGCCTCGGTCATCGATGCCGGCAGCGTGAACATCAACGAGGGATACCGGGGATCGTTCTCGACGGTCGACGCCCCCATGGGCGGGATCAAGCAGTCGGGACTGGGTCGTCGAAACGGACGCGAAGGCCTCCTCCGATTCGTCGATGCCGTCACGGTGTCCCGATCGACCGGTTTGATGCAGTTGCCCCGCACCGGTGCCGAGTTCTCCTCGATGGCCGGCCCGATGGTCCTTCTCGCTCGGGTCATGAAGGGCGCCCGCCAGCGCTGATGATGCCGGTGAAACTGCCACCCGCGAGAGCGACGCGCTGGTCGCGAGCCGTGCCGTTCGCCGCCACACCGCTGGCCATGGCCGCCATGGTGTTGTCCGGCGAAGCAGACTTCAACGGCGTCGTCCTGCCGTACGTTCTGGTTCCTCTTGCTGTTATGGGCCTGGCCCTGTCGACGATTCAGGTCGTGTCCGTGACCGCCTCCAGGCGATTGATATCCTCCATACGACTAAGCCTCGGTAGCGACACCGACATCTTCGCCATTCTCAGGACACCACGTCTGGCAGCCGAGTTGGAGACGGTGGATGAGTTCGCCGCGAGCCGCCTCCGCCAGCGCCTCGTGCGATACGCGGCCATCTCACTCGATGACGACGGGATCGCCTTCTGGGACTGGAAGGACGGAGCGATGGAGGTCTACTCAGTCCCGTGGGCGAGGGTGCTCTCGGCGGCCCCGGGCACAACGGAACTGCCAGCTGATCTGTATCGGTGTCTGGATCTGGACATCGCAGCTCCCGCCGCGACGATGCCCATCGTCGTGCTGGACGAGGGGCGAATGGGTCCCCGTCTCACCTCGGACACGCGTTTCGCTTCCTTGCTCGACACCGTCCGCGGACGCGTGGTCGTGGCCAGCGCGATCTGAAGGGCGATTCGATTTCGGCTCACCGGCTCACCGGCTCGCGCGGACCATCACTGCCGCAACCGCCTCGTGACGGCGTCGACCCGGCGAGTGGTCGAGGCTCGGGCCGGCCGCCAGACCTGGGGACCGAGCACAGGTGGCGGCATGATCTCAGGGTGTCCGTGGACCATGCGGATCTGCCATCCGCTGGTGGTGATGGTGCGGTGGTGGAACCAGCACAGAAGCACCCCGTTCGACACGTGCGTGGCCTTCACGACCGCCCAGGGCACGACGTGATGGGCTTCGGTGTACTGGGGTGGCATCCCGCAGATGATGCAGCCGCCGTCGCGTGCAGCCATCGCACGACGCTGAGTCCGGTTGAAGCACCGTTCCGTGGTTCCCAGACGCTGGATGGCGCCGTCGGCGCTGATCGCGACGGCTTGGATGCCGTTCGCGCAGCACAGTTGCTCCACCGCTCCGCTCGAGACCGGGGCGTCGAGGCCGTCGATGTGACCGGCACCGGTGACCGAACCGGTGGTCTCGTCGAGGTCGGCTGCCAGCACATGGGTGACCATCGTCGCTGACGCCCCGTTCAGAGTGGGCAGTTCGCCGGAGCGGCCCGCCAACGCGAACAAGGCGGCGACGGCGTCGTGCTGTCGTTGCGCCCGACTACGCGGATCGCGCGGGCCCTCGGTCGCTTCGAGTGCGGCACGTTCGTCGTCGGTGAGGAAAGTCAGTGAGGAGCGCACATTGCACGTCGCATCGAACACAGCCTGCACTTGTCCGGCGACTTCGGGAAGCAGGGCTCCGCTGATCGGGATGAGGCCGTTCTTCGGGCGGTGAAGCCGGAACGCCCGCGACTCGAACTCCGTCACCGACGGTTCGGCACCATCCGGGTTCAGCACCTGCACCCAGACCGACGCCTGATCATCGGTCTCGGTGGGCGTCACCGGCGGCAGAGCCGGGGCATCCGCGCCCGGTGACACTCCGATCGCCGAGCACACCAGTTCGTACTCGGCGGGCAGGAACTTCGACAGGGTGTCTGTCGGAGCGCCCACCATGGCCTTCGACAGCGCGGTCGTGATGGTCGTAGCTGAATCCAGACCCAGCCGACCGGTGGCCAGGCCGCGGCGGACGACATCGAACGGAGCTGGCAACGCCTCCCCGATCAGTGACAACCCCCGTCGGGTCTGGGTGCCCAGCTTCAACCGAGCACGAGCGGTCTGAGGGGAGACTCGGACGACATGTTCCAGCAGTTTCCCGGGGGTCGAGCACCCGAACCGTTCGGGCAGAGCACTCGGGCCCAGGATCTTCCGCGACCGGTCAGCGACCTCTCCGGCGTACGCGATCCGGCCGGCATCGACCAGACGCCCGAGTTCCTCCATCAACGCCGCACCCGAGAGCAAGTCCTCATCCGTGGCCGACGGCAGCACTCCCACGGCGGTGGTCTCCGCCAGCAGCGGTGTCGCCGCAGCGATCGCCTGCCGCATCCGGGACTGGAGTGCTTCCATGCCTTGACACTACGGGTACCCACCGACATTCAAGCCGGGAAATACGTAGCTTGACCGGGATGTTTTCACCCACAGGCTGTGGAAACCGGGTAACGCAGCGGGGGGTGTGGAGGAGGGGCGTTTGCAGAGCGGGGAGCCGGGCGGACAGTGGTCTCGATACGCGTCCTCGCTGCGCTCGGTCGCTACTCGACCAGCGGTGAGAGACTGCGCTCGGCGCTACTCGACCAGCGGTCAGAGACTGCGCTCGGTCGCTACTCGACCAATGGTGAGGTACTGCGCTCGGTCGCTACGGCTAGGTCGCCTCTGAGTCGAACGGCGTGGGCATCGCCGTCATCTCGGCGGACCGCTTCTTCTGCAGGTAGGCCGAGTTCGGGTTCACCCCGATGGTTCCGGATGCCCCGGCCACTCCGGCGGCGGTCCCGGCCGCCCCTGCCGCAGCCACGACGGGCGCGCCCGATCGCGACACGGTCGGGGTTGCAGGCTCGTCGTCCAGCAGGGCCTCGCGGATGATGCGGCGCGGGTCGTACTGGCGCGGGTCGAGCTTCTTCCAGTCGACGTCGTCGAAGTCGGGACCCATCTCGTCGCGCATGCGATCCTTGGCGCCGTTCGCCATGTCGCGCAGCTGACGCACGAGCCGTCCGAGCTGCGCCGCGTAGTGAGGCAGCCGCTCCGGTCCGAGCAGGAACACCGCGATGACCCCGATGATGAGGAGTTTCTCGAAGGTCAGCCCGAACATGCCATCAGGATAACCCGCGGCGAGGCATCCACCCGCCGCTCGGGGCCGGCTCTAGGCTGGGATCGATCATCTTGGGAGAGAACGTGTCTGACAAAGACCTCAACTGGAAGTACGTCGACGACATCGTCGGCGAGCCCGAATCCATCGCGAAGGCGCGTCTGCAGTCGCTGGAGTTGGGCATCGAACCGATCTCCCCGGCCATCGGAGCGCAGGCGGCCGTCATCGCCGCTGCGCACTCGGCTTCGGCGATCGTCGAGATCGGCACCGGCGTCGGAGTCTCCGGTCTGTGGCTGCTGCGCGGAGCCCCGGATGCGACCCTCACATCCATCGACTCCGAGGTCGACCACCAGCAGCACGCCCGCACGAACCTTCTCGACGCCGGGATCGCCGCCAACCGCATCCGGCTGATCGCCGGGCGCGCAGGCGAGGTGCTCCCCCGCATGAACGAGAACTCCTACGACGTCGTCTTCGTCGACGCCGATCCGCAGTCGGTCATCGAGTATGTCGAGCACGGACTGCGCCTGGCCAAGCCCGGCGGCACCGTCCTGGTGCCGCACGCTCTCTGGCGGGGCCGCGTGGCCGACCCGGCGCAGCGCGACGAGGTCGCCAGCGGCTTCCGCTCTCTGATCACGGAGATCTCGGGCTCGACGGCAGTGCTGAGTGCACTCTCACCGGCCGGCGACGGCCTCCTGCAGATCTCGAAGCTGCTCTCCTAGCGGGGCGCAGGCTCGCGCGCCCCGGCAGGCGCAGAGGCTCGCGGGCCGGCATCCGTCGACACCGGATGCGGCCTCCCGGCGAGCACGCGGCACTTCCCGGCCAGCGAACGGCACTTCTCGGCCAGCACACGGGACTCGTCGCCGAGCGCCGGGCCGCAGACCGTGGATGAGACGCAAAGAGCTGGCCCGGTGCCTCTCGGCTCCGGACCAGCTTCACATGTGCGCAGGCTAGACCGGCGCGACGACCTTCTCGAGGGCGTCGTGCAGTTCCTTGGCCTCAGCGTCGTTGACGGAGACGACCAGGCGTCCCCCGCCTTCCAGTGGAACGCGAACGATGATGAGACGCCCCTCCTTCACGGCCTCCATCGGTCCGTCACCAGTACGTGGCTTCATCGCCGCCATTGAGTTCCCCTTTCGTGGCAAGACTGCTTCCATTATCCCCTGCTGGGAGTACTATCCGAAATCACGGGCGTGCCCCCAGTACGCCCGCGCGCTCGTGGCGCCGTCACGGCGGGCTCCAGTCGTAGCCGATGTAGGCCCAGCAGATGTACAGCCAGCCCCATTGCAGAGCGATGAACACCAGCACCAGCACACCGCGATACAGCCGTGAACGCGGCTGAGCGAGCGCACCCAGCAGCGGGAACAGCGGGGTCAGCAGCCTGAAGGTGCTCGACTGCGGGAAGAAGACGGCGAGCAGGTAGAGGGCGTAGCTCCCCAACCAGAAGCGCAGGTCGATGCCCAGTCGCCGCACCGCCGGCAGGAACAGCACGGCGCCGAAGCCCACGATCAGGGCTGCGACGACGATGTAGCCGGTCGGCGACCCGAGCCACCAGGCTCCGCTCTGGAACCAGGCCGTGAACGGGATGAGCTCCTGGTACCCGATGTAGGGCGCGCGCCAGGCCAGCTCGGTATCGGTGTACGCGGTGATGCTGCCGGTCGCGACCCACGCTGCAGCCGGCCACGCCAGGCCCATCAACCCGGTGAAGACCGTGACGGCGACGGATGCCCCCATCTCGCGTGCGGGGAACGGATCGCGCGAGCGGGTGAACCAGCGGTGGATGACGTGCAGGCCGAGCGCGAGGGCGAAGGCGAGACCACTCGGTCGGGTGAGAGCCATGACGGCGACGACGGGGAACAGCAGCCAGTACCGCCTGCGCACCAGGAGCAGCAGCGCGAGGGTGAGGAGGAACAGGTACATCGCCTCCGCGTAGCCGACCTGCAGGATCGGCGACAACGGCGCGAAGCAGAACAGGGTGACGGCGAAGAGGGTGGTCGAGGCATCCAGGCGTGTGCGGAGCAGTTGGTGGAACACCAGGGCTGCTCCGAGACCGAACACCACGGAGACGAAGACGGAGAGCACGCTCCACTGCAGTCCGGTCACCTCCATGAGCACGCGCACCAGGGCTGGATAGCCGGGCATGAATGCCCATGCGTTCTCGCCGATGTGGCCGTCATCCGTCAGCGGGAGCTCGCTCGGATAGCCGTAGCCCGCGATGATCTCGTACCACCGGCCGTCCCAGAGGTTGGCGAACGCGGCGTACGACGGGTGAGCCCCTGTCCAGGGGTTCGCCTGCTGGATGCCGGAGAGGACAAGCATGAGCACCGTCGTCGCCACACGCGACACGGCGTAGACGGTGACGACCCTGAGCCACCAGGGCATCATCCGCCAGCGCACGACGACCGCGAGCGGGAGGAGTCGCTTCTGCGGCCGTTCCGAGGTGCGCCGCTCGGAACGGCGGGTCAGCGCCCGTTCAGCCATGTACGCAGCGCCCTGGCGCACTCGGTGATCTGCTCGACGGGCACGCGCTCCTGGTCGTGGTGGGCGAGCAGAGGGTCTCCGGGGCCGTAGTTGACCGCCGGGATGCCGAGGGCGCTGAAGCGGGCGACATCGGTCCAGCCGTACTTGGGCTTCGCCTCGGCGCCCACGGCTGCGAGGAACTCCTGGGCGAGCTCGGCGTCGAGTCCCGGCCTGGCGCCCTCGGCCTGGTCGACGACGGTCAGCTCGTACTCGGGGAAGAGCTCGCGCAGGTGATCGATGGCCTCGGCAGCCGTGCGGCTCGGGGCGAACCTGTAGTTCACATGCACCATGACATCGTCGGGGATGACATTGCCTGCCACTCCACCCGTGATGCCGACGGCGTTCAGGCCCTCCCTGTAGACCAGCCCCTCGACCTCGACCGATCGCGGCTCGTAGGCCGCCAGCCGGTCCAGAAGCGGGCCGACCTTGTGGATGGCGTTGTCGCCGACCCAGGATCGGGCCGAATGCGCCCGCCGGCCGAAGGCGCGCAGCTCCACCCGCAGCGTGCCGTTGCAGCCGCCCTCGACCGATGCGTTGCTCGGCTCGCCGAGGATCGCGAAGTCACCGTCGAGCAGATCGGGACGGGTGAGAGCGAGGCGCCCCAGTCCGTTCTTGTCGGACGAGACCTCCTCGCCGTCGTAGAACAGCCAGGTGATGTCGACGATGGGGTCCGTGAGCACCGGAGCGAGGGCGAGTTGCACGGCCACCCCGCCCTTCATGTCGACGGTTCCGCGGCCCCAGAGGTAATCGGCACCGTCTTCGGTCTCGAACCGGGTGGGCAGGTTGTCCTTCAGCGGCACCGTGTCGATGTGACCGGCGATGACCACGCGCCTGTCCCGTCCGAGGTTCGTGCGGGCGACGATCGTGTCGCCGTCGCGGATGACCTCGAGGTGCGCGTATCCGGCGAGCGCCGTGGCGATCGCATCCGCCAGTGGCGTCTCGTTCCCGGAGACCGACTCGATGTCGCAGATGTCCCTGGCGATGGCGACGACGTCTGCCGACAGGTCGAGCACGGGCGTGGAGACGTCGTTCACCGGCATGGCTCCAGTCTATTGATCGCGGTGGCCGCCCTTCCGCCGCCGTTACGCTGGGTGGCATGCCTGCGACTGACGCCTCAGCACCTCTGTCCGCCCGCGCCGCTTGGGGGCACGGCCTCGCCACCATCGCCGGCGACGGCACCGTGCTCGACACCTGGTACCCGGCGCCTCGACTCGGCGCTCGCCCGGCAGCGGCAGCCGTGCCTCCCGATCTCGAGAGCACCGCTGGCCCCGACGATCGACGGAACGTCCGCACCGAGGTCGTCACTGTCGAGATCGACCTGGATGCGGCGCCGTCATCGACTCCCGACGCCTACCTCCGGCTGCACCTGCTCTCCCACCTGCTGACACCGCCGAACACGCTGAACCTCGACGGCATCTTCGGCCACCTCCCGAACGTCGCCTGGACCACCGCGGGACCGGTGCACCCCGACGACTTCGCGCGCCTCCGCCCGACCCTGCAGCGCGCCGGCATCAGCGCCACCGGACTCGACAAGTTCCCGAGGCTCATCGACTACGTCGTGCCGGAGCGGGTGCGGATCGCGGATGCCTCGCGCGTGCGCCTCGGCGCGCACCTCGCCCCCGGAACCACGGTGATGCACGAGGGCTTCGTGAACTTCAATGCCGGCACCCTCGGCACCTCGATGGTGGAGGGCCGCATCTCGCAGGGCGTCGTCGTGGGCGACGGCAGCGACGTCGGGGGCGGCGCCTCCATCATGGGCACGCTCTCGGGTGGCGGAACCCAGCGCGTCAGCATCGGCGAACGAGCCCTGCTGGGCGCGAACTCGGGCATCGGCATCTCGATCGGCGACGACACCGTGGTCGAGGCCGGCCTCTATGTGACCGCAGGCACCAAGGTCGTCGTGGTGGAACCGACGGGGGCCGGCCAGAACCCGATCCAGCGAACCGTGAAGGCTGCGACCCTGTCC from Leifsonia sp. Root1293 includes:
- a CDS encoding pyridoxal phosphate-dependent decarboxylase family protein, with product MTAFAQNPTDILDRLAELRRADAPTHGGRVLSYVYDSGLAELDELAAAAIRAVQPLNGLDPTTFTSIAVMERELIGFARDVLHGDSDVVGTITTGGTESCLLAVKTARDVWRAAGGTGVPRLLAATTVHAAFHKAAHYFGLELDLVPVDPATGAPAVEAIAARLDASVALVVVSAPSYPTATFDPIAEVAALAAERGVACHVDACIGGFALPWWRGGELSAWDFRVPGVTSISADLHKYGYAPKGASVLLQRGRDRQRMQYFATTRWMGYPVVNPTMLGSKSAAPLAAAWAIVHALGADGFAALTAAAERATVALVSVVDGIDGLRVVGDPVGPLFAAAADESVPADRRIDPHRWADAVRRHGFIIQLQPGLTQADGTRVPHTTHLTITPVTEGQLPALTAALVAAADEVRGVPRASADGIIEALGPLLAAFGGALPDSEQSAGLLAAVGIGAGEAGLPAELAPLLALIEALPPALAERLLTELLARLVEPV
- a CDS encoding MFS transporter; amino-acid sequence: MIATPRVLTRTTVAGYAAGSLGTGGFATLPGLVLVFYLTDTLGVAALMAGLLVTLAKVWDVIIDPLIGAWSDRWLLRTGSRRGFMLLGACTLPLFFVITFSVPAGIPPLAAGIWVFVAFLLTATSFSLFQVPYIALPAEIADTYDQRTRLLTWRVVVLTLAILLFGAGGPALRSVTDDEYVGYIVMAVVAGVVIGLGMLVAVFVSVPRRGRGQAVTTQTPTPTDAASGAAPDKVSLRRYYAEGFGALRRSQPFRALLATFLLQGLATGMMLAAANYVAVWVLHSDDALTFLFIALIAPALVFAPLWGAIARRIGKERSYVYASTLYGIAALSLIGMLWAPSGWVYLPVALAGAGYAGMQSLPMAMLPDVISHDAVTAGPGRAGTFGGMWTAGETTGMALGATALSVVLAVTGYVQSAGAEVVTQPASAVAGIVVSFSVVPAVIILASILTLRGYRLRRGDIDLLRSSSSDELAPQTGQ
- a CDS encoding succinic semialdehyde dehydrogenase; its protein translation is MPATMPDLAILNDLDADVCSTSGASKTVIAPLTGTVLHELPVSTPDDVADAFARARLAQLAWARAGFAARRAVLLRAHDVILERRDELLDILQSETGKTRGQAFEEVFQSATVTRYNALSAAKALRGGRRRSALPLIVDTTVRYRAKGVVGIITPWNFPLSLAAMDVVPALAAGCGVVQKADDQGALSVLALRRAFIDAGLPPELWSVVTGDGPVIGGAVTANADYICFTGSTATGRSVAVAAAERLVGASLELGGKNAMIVLDDVDPLKAAADAAYGCFASAGQLCVSVERIYVQRGVARAFTEAFAARVESLRLGSAFDYSTDVGSLTSAAQLARVQAHVDDAVAKGATVLAGGRARPDLGPYFYEPTVLTDVTDDMACAAGETFGPVVSVYTVDTDDEAVIAVNDSDYGLNASVMSGSTSRARAVASVIDAGSVNINEGYRGSFSTVDAPMGGIKQSGLGRRNGREGLLRFVDAVTVSRSTGLMQLPRTGAEFSSMAGPMVLLARVMKGARQR
- a CDS encoding HNH endonuclease signature motif containing protein, giving the protein MEALQSRMRQAIAAATPLLAETTAVGVLPSATDEDLLSGAALMEELGRLVDAGRIAYAGEVADRSRKILGPSALPERFGCSTPGKLLEHVVRVSPQTARARLKLGTQTRRGLSLIGEALPAPFDVVRRGLATGRLGLDSATTITTALSKAMVGAPTDTLSKFLPAEYELVCSAIGVSPGADAPALPPVTPTETDDQASVWVQVLNPDGAEPSVTEFESRAFRLHRPKNGLIPISGALLPEVAGQVQAVFDATCNVRSSLTFLTDDERAALEATEGPRDPRSRAQRQHDAVAALFALAGRSGELPTLNGASATMVTHVLAADLDETTGSVTGAGHIDGLDAPVSSGAVEQLCCANGIQAVAISADGAIQRLGTTERCFNRTQRRAMAARDGGCIICGMPPQYTEAHHVVPWAVVKATHVSNGVLLCWFHHRTITTSGWQIRMVHGHPEIMPPPVLGPQVWRPARASTTRRVDAVTRRLRQ
- a CDS encoding twin-arginine translocase TatA/TatE family subunit, which translates into the protein MFGLTFEKLLIIGVIAVFLLGPERLPHYAAQLGRLVRQLRDMANGAKDRMRDEMGPDFDDVDWKKLDPRQYDPRRIIREALLDDEPATPTVSRSGAPVVAAAGAAGTAAGVAGASGTIGVNPNSAYLQKKRSAEMTAMPTPFDSEAT
- a CDS encoding O-methyltransferase, whose protein sequence is MSDKDLNWKYVDDIVGEPESIAKARLQSLELGIEPISPAIGAQAAVIAAAHSASAIVEIGTGVGVSGLWLLRGAPDATLTSIDSEVDHQQHARTNLLDAGIAANRIRLIAGRAGEVLPRMNENSYDVVFVDADPQSVIEYVEHGLRLAKPGGTVLVPHALWRGRVADPAQRDEVASGFRSLITEISGSTAVLSALSPAGDGLLQISKLLS
- a CDS encoding DUF3117 domain-containing protein; amino-acid sequence: MAAMKPRTGDGPMEAVKEGRLIIVRVPLEGGGRLVVSVNDAEAKELHDALEKVVAPV
- a CDS encoding mannosyltransferase family protein, with product MAERALTRRSERRTSERPQKRLLPLAVVVRWRMMPWWLRVVTVYAVSRVATTVLMLVLSGIQQANPWTGAHPSYAAFANLWDGRWYEIIAGYGYPSELPLTDDGHIGENAWAFMPGYPALVRVLMEVTGLQWSVLSVFVSVVFGLGAALVFHQLLRTRLDASTTLFAVTLFCFAPLSPILQVGYAEAMYLFLLTLALLLLVRRRYWLLFPVVAVMALTRPSGLAFALALGLHVIHRWFTRSRDPFPAREMGASVAVTVFTGLMGLAWPAAAWVATGSITAYTDTELAWRAPYIGYQELIPFTAWFQSGAWWLGSPTGYIVVAALIVGFGAVLFLPAVRRLGIDLRFWLGSYALYLLAVFFPQSSTFRLLTPLFPLLGALAQPRSRLYRGVLVLVFIALQWGWLYICWAYIGYDWSPP
- the dapE gene encoding succinyl-diaminopimelate desuccinylase, with protein sequence MPVNDVSTPVLDLSADVVAIARDICDIESVSGNETPLADAIATALAGYAHLEVIRDGDTIVARTNLGRDRRVVIAGHIDTVPLKDNLPTRFETEDGADYLWGRGTVDMKGGVAVQLALAPVLTDPIVDITWLFYDGEEVSSDKNGLGRLALTRPDLLDGDFAILGEPSNASVEGGCNGTLRVELRAFGRRAHSARSWVGDNAIHKVGPLLDRLAAYEPRSVEVEGLVYREGLNAVGITGGVAGNVIPDDVMVHVNYRFAPSRTAAEAIDHLRELFPEYELTVVDQAEGARPGLDAELAQEFLAAVGAEAKPKYGWTDVARFSALGIPAVNYGPGDPLLAHHDQERVPVEQITECARALRTWLNGR